From the Methanobrevibacter sp. genome, the window ATCGCTGCATTAATTTCTTCCCTATCTAATCTTTTTTCTTCAATTTTTTTAGAATCCAAAACTGCTTCAACTTCCATGGTACCATAGTTTAAGTTGAAATCAGAGAGAATATCATTGATGGTACTTTTACCGATTTGGTTAGCTAAAGTTCTAACAAATTCCTCATCATCACGTCTATCCTCATCAAAATAAATGTCCATGGTAGGAGTAGCAATTTCTTTTCTTGCGTCAACGATTTCAATAAGTCTTGGAAGACCTAATGTTACGTTTAACTCAGTTACCCCTGCATAGTGAAAAGTACGCATAGTCATCTGAGTACCAGGTTCACCTACAGATTGTGCAGCTACTGTTCCAACAGCCTCGCCAGCTTCAACGTGAGCTCGGTCATAGGCCATTTTAAGTTTCCTGATAAGTTCAGCTAATTCATCATCAGTTAAATCATTTTTAACATAAGCTTTTGATAAATCTTCGATATAACTTTCTGGAAAATCAATACCTAAATTCTCTTCATCATTTAGTTGGGTAATAGTTTCGATTACTTTAACTTCAATATCATCCATAGTTACACCTACTTACCTTCCATTCTTATTTCATCAATGAGTTTGTTTAAATCAGCTGGTTTACCAAAGTCTGATTTTGCAGGGTCAACACCATCTTCACCGAACATGGTTTGAATAACATTACCTTGATTATCAGTAACAAGTCCAGATGGTTTAACTTGTAAATCCTGCAATGCATTTACGAGTCTTCTTTGCATGTAACCGGATTGTGCGGTACGAATCGCTGTATCTACAAGACCTTCTCTTCCTCCCATTGCGTGGAAGAAGAACTCAATTGGGTCAAGACCTGATTTGTAACTTGAGTGTACAAATCCTTTCGCTTTAGCCCCTAACTCACCTTTCTTGAAGTGAGGTAATGTTCTGTTTAGGTATCCTCTTTCGATACGTCCACCCCTAACCGCTTGTTGTCCTACACAAGCAGTAATCTGAGTAAGGTTCAGCATGGATGCCCTTGCACCAGTACGTGCCATTACTACAGAGTGGTTTTCAACAGCCATCACATGGTCATATGGGTCATCATCAGATTGTTTACCCATAGTAAGATAGTTTTCAGCAATGTTACCGGACATGTCCCTAGCTTCCCCTAGAACCTGCATGATTTTCATCTCTAAAGTCTCTTCAAGACTTCTACCAGGTAAAGCTTGGAGATATCCTTCCTCGTAAGATTCTACAAGTTTATCTACTTCCGCCATCTTTTTCTCTAAGTGCTCGTTAATACGGTCTTGAGCTTCTTCAGGAATTTCCTCATCATTTAAACTGGTGGTAATTCCAGTTTTCATAATTCCACAGATAGCTAAATCAGTTGATCTGTCTAAGAATTCTTTTGCCCTTCCAGGACCATATTCTTTAACGATTTTATCTAAGATTTTACCTGAGAATGAACCGTAAGCAGATTCATCAATTACACCTTGCTCTAAAATACCGTTTTTAATAACAACACTGGCATCACTTGCAGGGTATACTACAGGACATTTAGATATCTCAGCACTGTAAGATAAGTTTAAATCATTTGGTAATAATAAAGAGAACAATTCCTTACCAGTCCACATAGCGCCTTTATCTTTGTAAATGTAAGATTCTTCAATATCATGAGGAACTTCAGAATCAGGTTTTAAATCAAGATTGGTTTTTAAAACCCATTGGCCTCCTTTGAATTCAGGCAATGCTAAATGTGATTTTCTGATAATTTGTAAAGCCTGTTCTTCTGTGAATTCGACACCGTCACGAGTTAAAAGGTAAGCTCCACTAATGTGGTCGTGAATAGCACCGATAATTGGTCCACCGAACCTTGGAGATAAAATGTGTTCCTGTACACGCATTAAGGATTTAGCTTCAGCACGAGATTCATCAGTCTGGAACACATGCATGTTCATTTCGTCTCCATCGAAATCCGCATTGTATGGAGGACAAACACATAAGTTCAATCTGAAAGTTTTGTAAGGTAAAACTCTTACTTCGTGTGCCATCATACTCATTCTGTGCAATGAAGGCTGACGATTGAATAAAACCATATCTCCATCTTTCAGGTGTCTTTCGATAATGAAACCTGGTTCCAATTGCTCAAGTATTAACTCAATGGTTTCTTCGTTACGTACTCTGATTTTTCTTCCGTCATTTCTGATTACATAGTTTGCACCAGGGTGAACATCAGGACCATTCATGATGTATTTTTTCATTTCCTCAATGTTCCATTCATTTACATAAACTGGCACTGTCACTTCTTTTGCAATCATTTCAGGTACGCCGACCTCATTGATACTGATGTTAGGGTCAGGTGAGATTACAGTACGTGCAGAGAAGTTTACACGTTTACCGGATAAGTTGGATCTGAAACGACCTTCTTTACCTTTTAACCTTTGGGTTAAGGTTTTAAGAGGTCTTCCGGATCTGTGTCTTGCAGGTGGAACACCACTTGCCTCATTATCAAAGTAAGTAGTAACATGATATTGTAATAATTCCCATAAATCTTCAACGATTAGTTGTGGAGCTCCAGCTTCCATATTTTCAAGTAAACGTTGATTAATACGTAAAATATCTACTAATTTGTGAGTCAAATCATCCTCTGA encodes:
- a CDS encoding DNA-directed RNA polymerase subunit A', which gives rise to MKGFIKKIEQINFGLMSPENIRDMSVVTVETPDTYEDDGFPIEKGLMDPRLGVIDPSLVCRTCGFRGGDCQGHFGSIELARPVIHIGFGDVIHKILRSTCNECGRVLLSNDDIEKYTQRIHEAMDNRESLNAILKDVYKVAKRELKNLPEDPDEEVDQKHCCPHCGAPQEAIILDKPVTIRQGDYKLTASEVRERLERISDEDSFVLGVNPEVARPEWLVLTVLPVPPVTVRPSITLDTGERSEDDLTHKLVDILRINQRLLENMEAGAPQLIVEDLWELLQYHVTTYFDNEASGVPPARHRSGRPLKTLTQRLKGKEGRFRSNLSGKRVNFSARTVISPDPNISINEVGVPEMIAKEVTVPVYVNEWNIEEMKKYIMNGPDVHPGANYVIRNDGRKIRVRNEETIELILEQLEPGFIIERHLKDGDMVLFNRQPSLHRMSMMAHEVRVLPYKTFRLNLCVCPPYNADFDGDEMNMHVFQTDESRAEAKSLMRVQEHILSPRFGGPIIGAIHDHISGAYLLTRDGVEFTEEQALQIIRKSHLALPEFKGGQWVLKTNLDLKPDSEVPHDIEESYIYKDKGAMWTGKELFSLLLPNDLNLSYSAEISKCPVVYPASDASVVIKNGILEQGVIDESAYGSFSGKILDKIVKEYGPGRAKEFLDRSTDLAICGIMKTGITTSLNDEEIPEEAQDRINEHLEKKMAEVDKLVESYEEGYLQALPGRSLEETLEMKIMQVLGEARDMSGNIAENYLTMGKQSDDDPYDHVMAVENHSVVMARTGARASMLNLTQITACVGQQAVRGGRIERGYLNRTLPHFKKGELGAKAKGFVHSSYKSGLDPIEFFFHAMGGREGLVDTAIRTAQSGYMQRRLVNALQDLQVKPSGLVTDNQGNVIQTMFGEDGVDPAKSDFGKPADLNKLIDEIRMEGK